The sequence TCCGGCTCAGGAGAGCCGCTCCAGGTGGAGGCGAGATCTGGTTTTTCGCGTATATTTAGGGGCACCGCTGCACCCACACTCTCCATGATATGCCTATTTACAGGTCAGATAGCCGATATTTATGCGAGCAGCCCCTTGCTCTGCCAGATCTGCGCCGCAGACGGAGCGTTGCCTCATGCAGAGAGGCATGTTGCCGCGCCATGCGCGAAAGGCAACGGGGAAGGCAGGAACCACACGAACCTCACCATCTCCGCGTGCGACCGCATCACCATCTACACCGCCGACCGTCTCACACAGGAGTACGCGAAGAGCGCGAAGGCCGTGGGATTGCGACATCCCCCATCGCGCCTCCCACGTGCTTCGCGAGCGGTCGGCGATCGTTCCCACACACCAGGATCCGCAAAAAGGGTGAATCAGTTCACTATCTGCGCCTTTCGGGCACTAGAGGGGTCGTGAGGCCGGATACCTACGCCCATCCGGACAAACTCCATGCTCCTGAGTTAACCAGATCCCAAACCAGAAACATTTAGGTGGTCAGCAAAAATACGTCCAATTTCGCGACTTTTCTGTAACATAATCGCATTTATTACCCGGAGGGGTAAAGTTTACCAAATTAACTGTTTGAAGTAAATTTAGTCGCTTGATCCCCCTTACAAATACGGAATGGTTAAATAGAATTCATTACAAGTTATGATAAAACGATCTATCCGGTGCTCCGCCAAGAGAGTTTCAGTCCATCCCGAGGTGGGCAGCCCCCCTCTGCGTATTCCCCCCGGTTTCTGGCAGTGCTCCAGCAAACCCGAACGACAAACCTTCTCCGTGCAAGAAGGCCCGGCATACCGGGTACGGGGCGTCCTGGTGGACACTCTCGCAACACAGTGAATGGCCCAAATGCGGGTCAAATCCAGAGCACCACTCTCCGGGGCCGATTCTCCTGGAGGTTAGGAGAACCGGCCCTGTCAATCACATTGAGGCAAAACCATGGCGAAGAAGATTACGTTGAACATGATCACCCAGCGCTCTGTAGAAGAAGGCGTTGGGATAGTAAAGGGCAAAATGACCCCGGAGTACTTCGAGGCCTGCTCTATCATCGAGATGCACGACGACGACGTCAAAGCACTCGGTCTGGTCCCGAACCAGCTCGTCAAGGTGACGAGCGAATGCGGAAGTGTTATCGTCAAAAGCGTCAGGGGACGCCAGGCGCTCTACCCCGGTCTTGCGTTCATTCCGCAGGGTGTCTATGCAAACCAGATAGTCCCGCCGCGGACTCAGGCAACCGGGGAACCCCAGTACAGCGGATTTCCTGTGACAGTCGAGCCCGCTCCTGAAGGCGAGAGGCGCAAGAGCACCCTCGAACTCGTCCAGAGCGCCGTAGGGATGTGGAGAGGTGATCAGTAATGGCAAAAAAGATTGAGAATGTCGGATGCCCGTTCTGCGGCGTCTGCTGTGACGACCTTGTCGTCACCGTCTCTGACGACGGGAAGAAGATCCTTGAGGTTGAGAACGCCTGCATCATCGGCAGCACGGTCTTCCACCGTGCCATGGAGGATCGGCACACACTGCCCCGCCTCCGCCAGCCGGACGGCACCTACAAAGAGATCTCCTACGATGAGGCAGTCGATTACACGGCAAAGGTCCTCTACAACGCAAAGAAACCCCTGATCTACGGGTTTGGGTCGACCAACTGTGAGGGCATGGCCGCCGCTGCCAAGGTCGCTGAGAAGGCAGGTGCCGTGCTCGACAACTGTGCGTCCATCTGCCACGGGAGCTCGTTCCTTGCTATATTCGACAACGGCTACCCGAGCTGCACCCTCGGCGAGACAAAGAACCGGGCCGACGTCATCGTCTACTGGGGCGCAAACCCGGCTCACGCTCACCCGCGGCACATGTCCCGCTACTCGATCTTCCCCCGCGGGTTCTTCACCGGCAAGGGCCACAAGGGCCGCAAGATCATCGTCATCGATCCCCGGCACACCGACACCGCTCAGGTGGCTGATATCCACCTGCAGGTGAAACAGGGACACGACTACGACCTCTTCAACGCATTCCGGACCGTTGTCCGGGGCCACGATATCCCCGATGAGGTTGCGGGTATCAAGAAGGAACAGATCATCGAGGCTGTCGAGATCATGAAGAAGGCGCGGTTCGGCACCATCTTCTACGGCATGGGTCTCTGCCACTCCGACGGTCGGAACCACAACGTGGACATCGCCATCAGCCTGACCCGCGACCTCAACGACTTCACCAAGTGGACGATCATGGCGATGCGGGGTCACTACAACATCACGGGGCCTGGCGCGGTCTGGTCATGGCAATACGGGTTCCCCTACTGCCTGGACCTGACGAAGAGGGATATCGCCCACATGAACCCGGGTGAGACGAGCTCTGTCGACCTCGCCATGCGGGAAGAGGTGGACGCCTTCGTCAACATCGGGACCGATGCCGCCGCTCACTTCCCGATCGAGCCGGTCAAAAACCTCAGGAAGCATCCCTGGATCACCATCGACCCCCACCCCAACATGGCAACCGAGATCTCAGACCTCCATATCCCGGTGGGAATCGTCGGTGTCGAGGTTCCGGGCATCGTCTATCGGATGGACAACGTCCCGATCCAGTACCGTAAGGTCATCGATGCACCCGATGGTGTCCCGAGCGACGAGGAACTCTTCGAGCGGATCTACCAGAGGCTCTGCGAACTGGAAGCGGAGGACGCCGCAAAGGAACCTGCAAAGGCCGTACCTGAAGGTGTCCGTGCGGGGGAATGAACCATGGGTGAACTAATAATCAAGAACGGATTCGTCTTTGACCCCCTGCAGCGGATCAAGGGCGACCGGATGGATATCGGGATCAAGGACGGCAAGATCGTCGAGACGACGGCTCTGGCGAACCCGAAGACAATCGATGCCGCCGGCATGACCGTGATGGCGGGCGGTGTGGACATCCACTCTCACGTTGTCGGGCCGAAGGTGAACGTCGGCCGGCTCTTCCGGCCTGAGGACAAACTCTTCAAGAGCCCCCACAAATCTCCTACGTGCAACCGCATGGAGATGGGCTTCTCGGTCCCCTCCACGTTCAAGACCGGCTATGACTACGCCCGGATGGGCTACGTCTTCGTTAACGAAGCAGCGATGCCCCCGCTCCACTCCCCGCACGTCCACGAGGAGATCCGGGATACCCCGATCATCGACAACGCAGCGATGCCGGTCTTCGGCAACAACTGGTTCACGCTCGATTATCTCAAGAACAACGAGATCGAGAACAACGCCGCGTACACTGCCTGGCTCCTGCGGGCAACCCGCGGGTTTGCCATCAAGGTCGTCAACCCCGGCGGCACGGAAGCCTGGGGATGGGGCCTGAACTGTGACAACATCCACGATCCGGTCCCATACTTCGATATCACCCCGGCAGAGATCGTGAAGGGTCTCATCGAGACAAACGAATTCCTGGGCCTCCCCCACTCGATGCACCTGCACTGCAACAACCTCGGGAACCCGGGCAACTACACCGATACCCTCGACTCGTTCAAGCTCGCCGAGGGCTACACCCCGAAGAACAACTTCGGCCGGGACCAGGTCATGCACGTCACGCACGTCCAGTTCTGCTCCTATGGCGGTGACTCCTGGAGGAACGTCGAGTCCCGGGCCGACAAGATCATGGACTACGTGAACTCGCACGAGAACATCACCATCGACATGGGTCAGGTGACCCTCGACGAGACCACGACCATGACCGCAGACGGACCGTTCGAGCACCACCTCCGGGCCCTCAACAACCTGAAATGGGCAAACACCGACGTGGAACTCGAGACCGCCGCGGGCGTCGTCCCCTACATCTACAGCCCGACCGTCAAGGTCTGCACCATCCAGTGGGCCATCGGTCTGGAACTTGCGCTCTACGCCAAGGACCCGATGCGGACGTTCATCACCACCGACCACCCGAACGCCGGGCCGTTCACCCGCTACCCACGGGTCATAAAGTGGCTGATGAGCCGTGCAGCACGTGACGAGACCATGAAGACGTTCAAGTGGCTCGACCGGACGATTGAGTCCACCACCATAGACAGCATCGACCGTGAACTCACGCTCTACGAGATCGCGCAGATGACCAGGGCAGGGCCGGCAAAGGCGCTTGGCATCAGCAACATCTACGGCGGACTTGCTCCCGGCATGGATGCCGATGTCGCCATCTACGCCCTCAACCCCGAGGATATGCCCTCCGACCCGGAGATGATCGAGAACGCCTTCTCACGGTGCGCGTACCTTATCAAG is a genomic window of Methanoculleus bourgensis MS2 containing:
- a CDS encoding formylmethanofuran dehydrogenase subunit A; the protein is MGELIIKNGFVFDPLQRIKGDRMDIGIKDGKIVETTALANPKTIDAAGMTVMAGGVDIHSHVVGPKVNVGRLFRPEDKLFKSPHKSPTCNRMEMGFSVPSTFKTGYDYARMGYVFVNEAAMPPLHSPHVHEEIRDTPIIDNAAMPVFGNNWFTLDYLKNNEIENNAAYTAWLLRATRGFAIKVVNPGGTEAWGWGLNCDNIHDPVPYFDITPAEIVKGLIETNEFLGLPHSMHLHCNNLGNPGNYTDTLDSFKLAEGYTPKNNFGRDQVMHVTHVQFCSYGGDSWRNVESRADKIMDYVNSHENITIDMGQVTLDETTTMTADGPFEHHLRALNNLKWANTDVELETAAGVVPYIYSPTVKVCTIQWAIGLELALYAKDPMRTFITTDHPNAGPFTRYPRVIKWLMSRAARDETMKTFKWLDRTIESTTIDSIDRELTLYEIAQMTRAGPAKALGISNIYGGLAPGMDADVAIYALNPEDMPSDPEMIENAFSRCAYLIKDGVVTVKGGEVVSEPAKRTVWVDVKVPENAQVQRDIYEHFLRHYSVGVENYKLFEEHLHNPRVIEVDSTQ
- a CDS encoding formylmethanofuran dehydrogenase subunit B, coding for MAKKIENVGCPFCGVCCDDLVVTVSDDGKKILEVENACIIGSTVFHRAMEDRHTLPRLRQPDGTYKEISYDEAVDYTAKVLYNAKKPLIYGFGSTNCEGMAAAAKVAEKAGAVLDNCASICHGSSFLAIFDNGYPSCTLGETKNRADVIVYWGANPAHAHPRHMSRYSIFPRGFFTGKGHKGRKIIVIDPRHTDTAQVADIHLQVKQGHDYDLFNAFRTVVRGHDIPDEVAGIKKEQIIEAVEIMKKARFGTIFYGMGLCHSDGRNHNVDIAISLTRDLNDFTKWTIMAMRGHYNITGPGAVWSWQYGFPYCLDLTKRDIAHMNPGETSSVDLAMREEVDAFVNIGTDAAAHFPIEPVKNLRKHPWITIDPHPNMATEISDLHIPVGIVGVEVPGIVYRMDNVPIQYRKVIDAPDGVPSDEELFERIYQRLCELEAEDAAKEPAKAVPEGVRAGE
- a CDS encoding molybdopterin dinucleotide binding domain-containing protein, which gives rise to MAKKITLNMITQRSVEEGVGIVKGKMTPEYFEACSIIEMHDDDVKALGLVPNQLVKVTSECGSVIVKSVRGRQALYPGLAFIPQGVYANQIVPPRTQATGEPQYSGFPVTVEPAPEGERRKSTLELVQSAVGMWRGDQ